CTGCAATTTGAGACAGGTGAATTGCATAATCATCTCATCGCCAGATATTTGTTACTTTGATCCTTTGCTTGTTAGATGCCCATTTTTGTTGATCTCATCGTAACACACCCATTGCAGTGCTTAGCCATCACGTTGGCCAAATACTAACGTTACCACAGGTTAATGTCGAAACGAGCCTACAGATAAACTACAGATTGCTACAGTTAAACTCCGAGTTAAATATCATGGACCTAGCCTACCTGTTGAGACATGTTCTTTCCTGATTCTTAATGCTGTTCACCACAGGACCCTACAGCTTCCAGTCTCCAGTTCCTGCAGCGGTAACATGACTGGAGCTGTCACTCAGTGTGGTTCGAGAAAAAGGGGGCGGGACAAGAGAGTCCTCTCTCTGATAGAGCCCGTTCATTGGTTGTCCTTCATCTTACGGAACAATGCAGCATAGAGAAACATATTGACATATAAGAACTAATAATGTACATGGGAAAAATCGTGTCTGGATTCGGTGTTTTTGGGCAACATTAAACAATTGTACACTTCATAGGGCCAACATAACCACCTGCCCTATCGAGGCTCCATAGCAACGCTGGCCACGTCATTGTTGTGTTTTCAGATTTAATAAAGTTGGTCATGTTCAAACGCAATGGTGGCGCCCATGAAACGAGTcatgtgttgtttactgtgctGAGACGTTATTAAAAACGCACTCGCTGGTGGGAGAAAGACGAATTAATATCATTCGCCACCGCTGCGTTCAGTAGGTAAAGTATGATCAATGATATTGAATGGTAAAAACATGTTTGATACTTGGGAGAACCTTAATGGTCTCAGTTCATGTGTAGGCCTCATAACGTTTCGTATAAAATATATTACGAGATTGTTCATTGTCTGTTGTTTGTGATCATGCTTCGTTGGTTAATGGTGGGATACCGTTACTTGTATTGTGTGCGTAATTGACAATGACCCGATAGTCTAGTCTTGCAATTGTAATAATATGTTtagtatatgtatatgtttgtgttgttctAGATCATCATGGCTACTCCGGGCAAGGCGAGCAAGAAGGAAGCGAAAAGGCAAACCCCAGCAAAATCTTCCCTTAACACACCTTTCAAAAACCAATGGCAACCACTTTCCAACAAGAATTGGCATTCAATTAAAAAGAGTATCAGATGTAAACTGGAATCAATGGAGTTTAAGAAAGTAGAAACAAAGGGTTTTTACAAGTTTAAAGAACGGAAAAACCAGACACCATCTGTATCCCCAGAGTGCGTTGCGCCAGAAAGCAACGACTCGAACGTGCTGAACACTCCCAAGACCGGGTGGACCGACATGTCTGCCAGAAGACAGCTTGCAATTGGCATCAATGAGGTGACAAAGGCCTTGGAAAGGAATCAGCTCAGGTTGGTGCTTGTGTGCAAGTCAGCCAGACCAAAACACATGACCGACTACTTGATTCCACTGAGCATATCAAGAGAGGTCCCGGCCTGCCAGGTTGGAGCGCTCAGTAATATTCTTTCTGAGCCGCTGCGATTAAAAAGTGTTCTTGCGCTGGGTTTCCGTCACTGTAAGATAGAAGAAGAGGACCACTTTTTGGATCTTGTTACCGACATCATCCCCATGGTGCCACCGCTACATGTTGCCTGGCTACAACACAAGGTTGTCCCTATTGGGACTGATGAACTGTTGGACATTGACAAGAGGGGCCAAAAGCGTAAACTGGAGGACGAGATCACTGAATGCGACATCACTGAATGTGACATCACACAAACTGAGGTATCAGAAGCTGTGTCTGGCACACTTCAACCCCTGTGTGTAAAAAAGGTTATTCCTAACCCAAATAAAAAgaggaaaaagaaaatcaaaaagtAGAAATTTCCCTAGATTAGTTAATCAGTAATCTCTTGAACGTTGACTTTTTTTCTTGGATGGATTGAAATGTTTGGCTTTGACATAATAAAACGGCAGCATATGCAAATCTTTTTAAAGTCAAGTTTATTCAATCGAATATCCATGCTGTTTGAACAGACTAGTCTTTGCCGAAGAGTAAGCTTTCTTTGCATGGGGCCATGTCTAAATTATGCTGGTACAAGCTTTGAGTTTCACAAACCTTAGTGGCTTTGAATAAAAATATTGTTCTTCATTGATAACGCTTTAACCACAAGAAACTTTTCCAAATAAGGCAGTTAGTCAAGTTGTCAGTTCGACTAAAAATAATACAGAATTGTAAAACAGACGTGCTTGTAATTCATACAAACTTCTGTGGGAGTGACATCCATGACCAAATACATGAACATGTTACACTATCTGAATGACTTGCTGTATATACCCATTTGAACCTTTGACCTGTAGTAATTTTCAGTGCACCCTTCTTGTTATCCTATAAAGGTATGATGAACAAATATTTCACAAGGAGTAGTTATACAAATACCCTAAAACTTAAACTTTGTTACAGAGCCAGATCAATATTTAAAGCAGTGAACTTAGGTTGGGTTGAGAAGGAAGTGGAAGAATTTGAGCTCAACGAAACAAAACATTGCTTTGCCTTTTGAAAGTATCACATTAACTGCTCCTCACAGTCCGCCACACTGACGGGGTGGCTGACTAAGGTTGAAACAACAGTCTTAAGATTACTGTCTGCTCCTCATTTCTTTAAAATTGTTCAGCTGTCAGGCCCCTCTGGCTGATGGACAGGGTTGTACTTAACATTAATGATGTAttttgctagaaatgtttcgGAAATACTGGACGTTAGCACACATTAAGGGAAACTTTAGCCATTagctacacaacacacaaaaaaacaatttaAGATGTTGACATAACCTTTCAAAAGCAAATAGCCTACTGAAACTTTGTCCCATTTTTTACTGGCCTTTTACATCACGTTATTTGACTATTTAAAACAAACTCTTGCAACTTTCAAACGAGCCGATAGACCACTACCAGCTGGAGCAGTTAGGTTTCAGTGCTTTGCTCTAAAGGGCTGGGTTTTATAAGTGCACCCTTTTCACAAATATAACAGGCTGGTAATCAAAGCAGATGTCACAAGCTTGTATCTCAAGTATAAGGTGAAAAAAAGCATCAAGTAAGTACCACCGAAGTAGGCAGGCATTGCATGGCTTTTTAATCCAGTCCTAGAGACAAAGCGCTAGCCTGTGTACAGGTCATCCTCGTAGCTTTGAGCAGATCCACATGTTGACCACGTTTGCCTGAATAGGACACTCGAGACAACGCTAAGACTATGGGACTTCGGTGAATGGTCAAATGCATTGAATATTTTATACAACAAA
The Gadus macrocephalus chromosome 6, ASM3116895v1 DNA segment above includes these coding regions:
- the rpp38 gene encoding ribonuclease P protein subunit p38, whose translation is MATPGKASKKEAKRQTPAKSSLNTPFKNQWQPLSNKNWHSIKKSIRCKLESMEFKKVETKGFYKFKERKNQTPSVSPECVAPESNDSNVLNTPKTGWTDMSARRQLAIGINEVTKALERNQLRLVLVCKSARPKHMTDYLIPLSISREVPACQVGALSNILSEPLRLKSVLALGFRHCKIEEEDHFLDLVTDIIPMVPPLHVAWLQHKVVPIGTDELLDIDKRGQKRKLEDEITECDITECDITQTEVSEAVSGTLQPLCVKKVIPNPNKKRKKKIKK